The genomic window AAGTGCAAGAGAGAGGAAAGCCAGTTAGGCGATGCACCACAAGACTCCACTGGCTTTGATGATGGATGAAGCTGTTAAGCCAAGGGATGAGGACACACCTAGAAGCTCAGTGGCCTGGATGCCAGAGGCCACAGTTCCAGGGTCATGCTCAGGAGTCTTGACCATGCTGCATGGCATCGGGCACAAGTGACCCCACAAGCTGTGAGGCAGAGTGAGGTGGGGCCTCTCCCCAGAGCACATTCAGGGCTTGGGAAAGTGGATCTGGCACAGAAGACACGCTTGTGCAGAACTGCTGTGGCCAAAGCCAGACCGGGAAGGGCTTTGCATAGACAGTAGGTTCTAACTCAGTCAGTGCACAAGTGAGATCCCTGTGCTGAGGAAGAGCTGACCTGCACCAGACCCGAAGGGGTGACGTCTAAGGGCAGGAAGACCAGGGTCCCATGGACAGGGCATCCATCAGAGTGGGGACACACACTGGTCTTTTTTGCTCCAGGAGGGATAACACCACTGATGACACTGATGACAGCTCTCCCCACCCCGGGCAAACCTGCTGTAAAGTCCACACATGCTGTGACTGTCGTCAGCCCCAGTCTACATCCTCACACACAGAAATGCAGGTGTGAGGACACAGCCACAGGGACACAGGGAGACGGGGGAGCGGAGCCCTAAGGAGCTCCCAGGAGCTGTGTGTCCTCAGGCCTCAGTAGACTTGGGGTCCTCAGGGTCCACCCTCAGGGAGGAGATGCTGAGCTTCACGAGTCCCTGCAGACACTCAGTTGTGCACAGGAAAATGCAGCCCACTGGGCAAGTCAGCTGTGCTGGGAAGACGAGCATCTCAACACAAATGTCTACTTTGTCCACAGAATTAATACTGTGTTTAATTACTCTGAACAAACCACCTCTAGAGTGATTCTTGAGACTATTTAAGTTGTTCAGATGAAAAAACAGTCAAGAAAGCCAAGGGAAATATAAATGCTTTAGTAATTCCAATAGACATTAAATTGTACTCAACTCCATTTGAATTCAATATGATTATTACATGTATAATTTTCTCTGATGTTTGCATGTGGAGTAAGTAAACATCAGCTAAttagggaagaaaataaaaaataagagtttGTGTCTAACAAATGGCTGGTACCTGAATGTGTGGTGTGCATTTGTTGAGTAAAGGTAAACATGTTCTTTGGATTGAAGTCTCTTCCCCAAATCTGCCATTGTTCCCTGAAAGCATGTTTTTTCCTGACCAGCCCTCCTTCAACATTTTATTCCTCAAGAGACTTCTTGTCGTGGGGAGGGGGACCCCAGGAGGGGCTGAGTTCTCTGAGGCCACAGACAGCACCCCCTCACAGGGGGAGCCCCATAGACAGGACCTCTATTCACTGCTTTCTGCTTTTTATACAGAGGTCCCTCCTGTATGCAAATATCCACTCAGGTCACAGGGTAGAAACAGAGCACCAGCTCCCTTAAATTCAGGCTCCTCCTGAGACTTGAAGAGACTTGCAGGAGTGGTGACTCTCATCTGCTCGAAGATGAACCCACTGTGGACCCTCCTCTTTGTGCTGTCAGCCCCCAGAGGTGAGTGTCTCTGGGTCAGACATGGGCACGTGGGGAAGCTGCATCTGAGCCCACGGGTTACCgtgcttctctctctccacagGGGTCCTGTCCCAGGTGCAGCTGCGGGAGTCGGGCCCCAGCCTGGTGAAGCCCTCACAGACCCTCTCCCTCACCTGCACGGTCTCTGGATTCTCATTGAGCAGCAATGGTGTAGTCTGGGTCCGCCAGGCTCCAGGGAAGGCGCTGGAGTGGCTCGGTGGTATATGCAGTGGTGGAAGCACAAGCTTTAACCCAGCCCTGAAATCCCGGCTCAGCATCACCAAGGACAACTCCAAGAGCCAAGTCTCTCTGTCAGTGAGCAGCGTGACACCTGAGGACACGGCCACATACTACTGTGCAAGAGACACAGTGAGGGGAAATCAGTGTGAGCCCAGACAAAAACCTCCCTGCATGGGGGCCCGTGACCACCAGGGGGCGCGCAGTACTCACTCAGAGCTGAGTCCTGGAGCAGGTGCAGAAGAGGCGTTGGGCGGTGGGGGGCCTGGGGGGGATTCTCCTCAgagcttctctttcctcctcctgcccaggaGCTGCGCCTCAGACCCTCTTCTGTGTCCTGGTAATTCCTTGTGCTTTATGCCGCTCTCAGAAAactgtgtttatatatattttaatttttccttgaaGCAAGGATAGCtttatgcaaacacacacacacacacacacacacatataatactaAACAGCTAAAATTTTCaccttcatttctcttctttcaaaggAACTCAGTAAAAACATTTGCCTCTCATGTTATTTTCAACTATTAACTATCCTGAAAGGAAACCtaagatatttaaacatttttaatctttgttttgtttttgtccacGAAGAAGGAAGAGACTCAACCTCCTTCTATCTGTCAAACTGCACAGTAGAATCTGGAGCAAGCAGTATCTAAGGCTCCAGTGTCAGGGGTCCCCAGTGCTGCATATGCAATGATTCTCATCATTCACAGGTTCTGTACTGCAAATTCACCTACATGCT from Bos taurus isolate L1 Dominette 01449 registration number 42190680 breed Hereford chromosome 21, ARS-UCD2.0, whole genome shotgun sequence includes these protein-coding regions:
- the LOC100300806 gene encoding immunoglobulin heavy variable 4-59 isoform X2, with product MNPLWTLLFVLSAPRGVLSQVQLRESGPSLVKPSQTLSLTCTVSGFSLSSNGVVWVRQAPGKALEWLGGICSGGSTSFNPALKSRLSITKDNSKSQVSLSVSSVTPEDTATYYCARDTVRGNQSFLSSYEPPEVYTRTSLSTREHHTSKEYTEYSLMNKEAIVNTVFVFSHPS
- the LOC100300806 gene encoding immunoglobulin heavy variable 4-59 isoform X1, which produces MNPLWTLLFVLSAPRGVLSQVQLRESGPSLVKPSQTLSLTCTVSGFSLSSNGVVWVRQAPGKALEWLGGICSGGSTSFNPALKSRLSITKDNSKSQVSLSVSSVTPEDTATYYCARDTVRGNQCEPRQKPPCMGARDHQGARSTHSELSPGAGAEEALGGGGPGGDSPQSFSFLLLPRSCASDPLLCPGNSLCFMPLSENCVYIYFNFSLKQG